The segment CTGCTGCCTCTGTTTTTGTCGCTTTTTTCTTTTGCTGCAAGCGCGGAACAAGATGCACCCGCCGGTGAAGAGCTGCTGTGGGACCTGACCAGTCGCCCGGCCGTGGCCATCCTGCTGCCAGGTATGAGCCACCACTTTCAACCGCCTGAGGAAAAAAACAGGAAATGGAACGAAACCCACTCGGGCCTGGGCCTGGAGACGCGCGCCAAGTGGGGCGAGACCGACTGGTACTTCAAGACGGCCGCAGGCGTGATGCGGGATAGCGTCGAGTCCTGGGGAGCCTACGGCGCCGCCGTGTGGCAAAAGCGCGTCTTCGACAGTGCGGCGTGGTCTGTCGACGCCGGCGGCGGCGTATTTCTTTTTTACCGGGCGCTGCACTTCGACGGTGAGCATATGTGGCTCCCCGGCGCCCTTCCCGTTCTGTCCCTGGAATACAAGAAAACGGGTACGGGCCTGAACATCCTGTACGTCCCCCATTTCAAAACCGACGCGGGTGAAATGCCGGCCGTCCTGTTCGCCCAGCTGACACAACGGTTCTGAAGCGCCACTGGCTGGCCGCCGCGGGAAGACGCTCCCTGCTGGCGTCCGGCTCAGCGCTTGAAGGGCACGACGCGCTGGGTCTGGGTGCCCAGGCCCTCGATGCCCAGGGTCATGACGTCACCCGCCTTCAGGAAACGCTGGGGTTTCATGCCCAGGCCCACGCCGGGCGGGGTGCCGGTGATGATGACGTCGCCCGGCATCAGGGTCATGTACTCGCTGAGGTGGCTGACGATCTTGGCCACGCTGAAGATCATGGTGCGGGTGTTGCCGGTCTGCATGCGCTGGCCGTTGACGTCCAGCCACATGGCCAGCCGCTGCGGGTTCTCGATCTCGTCCTTCGTGACCAGCCAGGGGCCCAGGGGGCCGAAGGTGTCGCAGCCCTTGCCCTTGTCCCACTGGCCGCCTCGCTCGAGCTGGAACTCGCGCTCGCTGACGTCGTTGGACAGGCAGTAGCCGGCCACATGGTCCAGCGCCGCCTTTTGCGTGACATGGCGGGCCTGTTTGCCGATCACCACGCCCAGCTCGATCTCCCAGTCACCCTTGACCGAGCCCTTGGGCAGCATGACGTCGTCGTCCGGCCCCTGGATGCAGCTGATGGCCTTGGTGAAGACGATCGGCTCCTTGGGGATGGGCATGCCGGCTTCCTTGGCATGGTCGCTGTAGTTCAGGCCGATGGCGATGAACTTGCCGATGCCGCTGACCGGGCAGCCCAAACGCGGCTTGCCACGCACCAGGGGCAGCTTGTCGGTCTTGAGCTTGAGAAGTCTGGCCAGCACGGCGTCCGTCAGCTGGGCCGGGCCGATATCCTGCACCACGCCGCTGAGGTCACGCAGCTTGCCAGCGGCATCGATCAGGCCCGGCTTTTCCTTGCCCGGCTGGCCATAACGCACGAGTTTCATGGAGTCTCCTGATTTTGATGGGGGCCCGGTCAGCGGGCCGTGCGGCACAGGCCGCTCAGCGCAGCATCTGGCCCAGGCTGGCGTCCAGGTGCTCGGTGGGCGTGCGCCTAAAACCCGAGCGGGCGAAGCGCTGCAGGCGGCCGACCACGAAGGCGGTCAGCACCGAAGCCTGCACCTGGGCGTCGGCCGTGGGCGTCATGGAGCCACCGGGCGCGCCGTCACGCAGGCACTGCTTGAGGGTGGACTCGATCTTGTCGAAAAACTGGTTCATGCGCTGCTGCAGGCGTTCGTTCTCGAACACCAGGGCGTCACCCACCATCACACGCACCATGCCGGGGTTCTTCTCGGCGAACTGCAGCAGCATGGTGACCACCTTGCCGGCGTGACGGGACCCCGCGGCCGGGTCGGTGGCGGCGGCCTCGCGCTCGGCGATCTGGCCCACCAGGGTAAAAACGGCCTGCTCGATGAACTCGATCAGGCCCTCGAACATCTGGGCCTTGCTGGCGAAATGGCGGTACAGGGCGGCTTCGCTCACCTCCAGCTTGGCGGCCAGGGCGGCGGTGGTGATGCGCTCGGCACCCGGCTGCTCCAGCATGCTGGCCAGGGCCTGCAGGATCTGGACCCGACGCTCGCCCGGCTTGGGACGCTTGCGGACCGGGGTTTCAGCGGGAGCAGAGGTGGTGTTTTCGGCGTCAGACATGGTGTTCGGAAATCCCTTTTCTTCATTCTCGCACAGGCCCGCTTAGGGGTTTTTCCTCAGTGGTCACCCACTCTCCTCGGGCCGTGAGCCACCTTCAATGGGAGCGGATCATGGTCCCGTAGGCCTGGTCGGTCAGGATTTCCAGCAACATGGCATGCGGCACACGGCCGTCGATGATGTGCACCGCGTTCACGCCGCTCTTGGCCGCGTCCAGCGCGCCGGCGATCTTGGGCAGCATGCCGCCCGAGATGGTGCCGTCGGCCACCAGCTCGTCGATGCGCTTCATGGTCAGCTCGGTCAGCAGCTGGCCCTGCTTGTCCAGCACGCCCGGAATGTTGGTCAGCATCAGCAGCTTTTCGGCCTGCAGCACGGTGGCCAGCTTGGCGGCCACCACGTCGGCGTTGATGTTGTAGCTTTCGTTGTGCGCGCCGAAGCCGATGGGGCTGACAACCGGGATGAAGGCGTCGTCCTGCAGGGCTTTGACCACGCTGGGGTCGATGGACTCGATGTCACCCACCAGGCCGACGTCGTGCACCTTGCTCGGGTCGCTGGCGTCCACCAGCCTGAGCTTCCTGGCGCGGATCAGGCCGCCATCACGCCCCGTCAGGCCCACGGCCTTGCCGCCGGCCTGGTTGATCAGGCCCACGATGTCCTGCTGCACCTCACCGGCCAGCACCCACTCGACCACTTCCATGGTCTCGGCGTCGGTCACGCGCATGCCCTGGATGAATTCACCCTTCTTGCCCAGGCGCTTGAGCGCCGTCTCGATCTGCGGGCCGCCGCCGTGCACCACCACCGGGTTGATGCCCACCAGCTTGAGCAGCACCACGTCCTCGGCAAAGGCGGCCTGCAAGGCCGGGTCGGTCATGGCGTTGCCGCCGTACTTGATCACCATGGTCTTGCCATGGAACTTGCGGATGTAGGGCAGCGCCTGGGCCAGGATCTGGGCCTTGTCGCGGGGAAGGATGGCGGGGGTGTCGGTCATGGTGGGATCAGACGGAAACATTGCGGTGATTGTGCCCGATCACTGTGACACCCCGGCCTGGAAGCCGTGGACACAGGCCTGCAGCACGAAGCGGATCCCGGCCTCGTCACCGGTGTCGGCCGCACGCTGCAGTCGCGCGAGCTGCAGCTGCAGTTCGGGCCAAGGCAGGCAGTCTTCATGCGCTTTCATGATGCGCGGATGGCCGGTCGGCGTGGGGTTGTCGCCGATCAGCAACTCCTCGTAGAGCTTTTCGCCGGGACGCAGGCCGGTGATGGCGATCTCGATGTCGCCCCGGGGGTGCTCCGGGTCACGCACCGTCAGCCCCGACAGCTCGACCATGCGCCGCGCCAGGTCCAGGATACGTACCGGCTCGCCCATGTCCAGCACGAACACCTCCCCGCCGCCCGCCATGGCGCCAGCCTGTAGCACCAGCTGGGCGGCTTCGGGGATGGTCATGAAATAACGCGTCACGTCCGCATGCGTGACCGTGAGCGGGCCGCCCGCTGCGAGCTGACGGCGGAACAGGGGCACCACACTGCCGCTGGAGCCCAGCACATTGCCGAAACGCACCATGCTGAAACAGGTCGGCCCGGCCTCGGCGGCCATGGCCTGCAACACCAGCTCGGCCATGCGCTTGCTGGCCCCCATGATGTTGGTCGGGCGCACGGCCTTGTCGGTCGACACCAGCACGAAACGGGCGACGCCGCAGTCGCGCGCCACCCGCGCCATGTTCAGCGTTCCGAAGACGTTGTTGCGTATGCCTTCGGCCGGATTGCACTCCACCATGGGCACGTGCTTGTAGGCGGCGGCGTGGTAGATCGTATGGGGCTGGTACTGCCGGCAAATCTCCAGCAAACGCACCTCATGGTTGACGCTGCCAAGCAAGGGCAGCAACTGGGTCGCCAGACCCGTGCTCCGGCACAGCGCCTCCAGTTCCTGGTGCATGCTGTAGAGCGCAAACTCGCTGTGGTCCAGCAGCAGCAACTGACGGGGACCCTGGCGCAGGATCTGGCGGCACAACTCGCCGCCGATGCTGCCGCCGGCGCCGGTCACCAGCACGGTCTTCTGCGCCAGATCCCGGGCCATCAGGTCGGCATCCGGGGGCACGGGATCACGGCCAAGCAGGTCCTCGATGTCGAGCTCACGGAAATCCTGCACCGTGACGCGGCCGCTGGTCAGGTCGGCCATGCCCGGCAGGGTGCGGATATGCACCGGCAGATGGCGCAGGCTTTCGATGATGCGGTTGCGGCGTTCGCGCGTCACACTGGGCAAAGCCAGCAGGATGTCGGTGACAGCCAGCTGGCTCACCAGGGTCGACACATCCGTCCCCGCATGCACCAGCACGCCATTGATGCTGCGTCCGATCTTGGCCGGGTCGTCGTCCACAAAACCCAGCAGGCTGTACTGGCCACTCATGGCCAGCGCCGCCGCGGTCTGCGCGCCCGCCAGCCCCGCGCCATAGATCAGGACGCGGCCCTGGCCGGCCTGCGCCCGGCCCCAGCCGGCCAGCCAGAAACGCGCCAGCGCCCGGCTGCCACCGACCAGCAGCAGGAAGATCAGGGGCTGCAGCACCCCCAGACTGCGCGGCACATTGGTCCAGTGCGCCCAGAGCAACACACCCAGCAGCAGCAGCCCGTAGATCGCGACGGCCTTGGCCGTCGTCAGCAGCGCAGCCTGGCCGGTGTAGCGGAAGATGGCCCGGTACAGGCCCAGCCGGATGAACACGGGAATGGCCAGCAGCGGCGCCAGCACATAGACGCGCAACTGCACCTCGTCTGGCCAATGCGGGCTGTCCAGGCGCAAGGAAAAGGCCAGCCAGGTCGCCAGCAACGACAAGACCACGTCCATACCCACGACCACCAGCCGCTTCACGACCCGTGGCCAGGCAAGAATCTTGTGCTGCATTTCTGTTGCCGGTTCCTCAGCCCTTGATGGCAAAGCTGTCGCGCGACTTGCCCTGGGCCACCAGCTCGACCAGCCAGCGCGGCATGGAGCCGCGGCCGCTCCACGTTTCTCCCTTGGGACCGCGGTACTTGGCCGCCACCTTGGTGCCTGCTTTGCTCGCGGCTTTTCGTACCACCTTCTTCACTGCCGGCTTCCTGACCGGCGTGGCCTTGGCCTTACCGCGACGCTGACGCGGTTTTCCCGCGGCCTGCTGCAGGTCGCGCAGCGTGATGCCAAAGGCCTCCATCATGGCCTGGATCTGCTTCACCGTCTTGTCGAACTCGCGCGACTTGATCTCGGCCGCCTGCTTCTGCAGCTTCTCGATCTGGGTTTGGATCTCGATCAGATTGCCCACGGTGTACTCCTCTTGTTGATGTCTGCGATCAATGCGAAACACTTTCACGGCGGACGACCTTCACGGCCGTGGCCAGGATTATCTGCAGATCGAACCAGAACGACCGACGCTTCAGGTATTCGACGTC is part of the Rhodoferax sp. BAB1 genome and harbors:
- a CDS encoding fumarylacetoacetate hydrolase family protein, which codes for MKLVRYGQPGKEKPGLIDAAGKLRDLSGVVQDIGPAQLTDAVLARLLKLKTDKLPLVRGKPRLGCPVSGIGKFIAIGLNYSDHAKEAGMPIPKEPIVFTKAISCIQGPDDDVMLPKGSVKGDWEIELGVVIGKQARHVTQKAALDHVAGYCLSNDVSEREFQLERGGQWDKGKGCDTFGPLGPWLVTKDEIENPQRLAMWLDVNGQRMQTGNTRTMIFSVAKIVSHLSEYMTLMPGDVIITGTPPGVGLGMKPQRFLKAGDVMTLGIEGLGTQTQRVVPFKR
- the slmA gene encoding nucleoid occlusion factor SlmA; translation: MSDAENTTSAPAETPVRKRPKPGERRVQILQALASMLEQPGAERITTAALAAKLEVSEAALYRHFASKAQMFEGLIEFIEQAVFTLVGQIAEREAAATDPAAGSRHAGKVVTMLLQFAEKNPGMVRVMVGDALVFENERLQQRMNQFFDKIESTLKQCLRDGAPGGSMTPTADAQVQASVLTAFVVGRLQRFARSGFRRTPTEHLDASLGQMLR
- the argB gene encoding acetylglutamate kinase, yielding MTDTPAILPRDKAQILAQALPYIRKFHGKTMVIKYGGNAMTDPALQAAFAEDVVLLKLVGINPVVVHGGGPQIETALKRLGKKGEFIQGMRVTDAETMEVVEWVLAGEVQQDIVGLINQAGGKAVGLTGRDGGLIRARKLRLVDASDPSKVHDVGLVGDIESIDPSVVKALQDDAFIPVVSPIGFGAHNESYNINADVVAAKLATVLQAEKLLMLTNIPGVLDKQGQLLTELTMKRIDELVADGTISGGMLPKIAGALDAAKSGVNAVHIIDGRVPHAMLLEILTDQAYGTMIRSH
- a CDS encoding nucleoside-diphosphate sugar epimerase/dehydratase; the protein is MQHKILAWPRVVKRLVVVGMDVVLSLLATWLAFSLRLDSPHWPDEVQLRVYVLAPLLAIPVFIRLGLYRAIFRYTGQAALLTTAKAVAIYGLLLLGVLLWAHWTNVPRSLGVLQPLIFLLLVGGSRALARFWLAGWGRAQAGQGRVLIYGAGLAGAQTAAALAMSGQYSLLGFVDDDPAKIGRSINGVLVHAGTDVSTLVSQLAVTDILLALPSVTRERRNRIIESLRHLPVHIRTLPGMADLTSGRVTVQDFRELDIEDLLGRDPVPPDADLMARDLAQKTVLVTGAGGSIGGELCRQILRQGPRQLLLLDHSEFALYSMHQELEALCRSTGLATQLLPLLGSVNHEVRLLEICRQYQPHTIYHAAAYKHVPMVECNPAEGIRNNVFGTLNMARVARDCGVARFVLVSTDKAVRPTNIMGASKRMAELVLQAMAAEAGPTCFSMVRFGNVLGSSGSVVPLFRRQLAAGGPLTVTHADVTRYFMTIPEAAQLVLQAGAMAGGGEVFVLDMGEPVRILDLARRMVELSGLTVRDPEHPRGDIEIAITGLRPGEKLYEELLIGDNPTPTGHPRIMKAHEDCLPWPELQLQLARLQRAADTGDEAGIRFVLQACVHGFQAGVSQ
- a CDS encoding H-NS family nucleoid-associated regulatory protein, which produces MGNLIEIQTQIEKLQKQAAEIKSREFDKTVKQIQAMMEAFGITLRDLQQAAGKPRQRRGKAKATPVRKPAVKKVVRKAASKAGTKVAAKYRGPKGETWSGRGSMPRWLVELVAQGKSRDSFAIKG